cagcagggtgtGGCCCCAGGGTGGGAGGTGCAGGGCCGAGCCCCCAAAGACCAGCACGCAGTCCAGAGTGACGGCTGAGGACACCAGGACACCGAGTGCCCAAGCCACAGCGGCTCCAGGTCTGTACCCACCCAGGAAGCCAAGGTAGGGCCTCAGGGCTGGTCGCAGCTGCCCGGGCTCAGGGTCAGAGGCCTGCTCACTGCCCACCGAGCCTGCTGTGTCCAGTGAACTGGCTGGAGGGGACTTGTGGAAGCATAGTACAATAATGCCGGTGGCCAGGAAGGTGTAGGCTAGCAGTACAGTGATGGACAGGAACTGGAACAGTCCCCGAAGGTCCAGGAGCAGTGCCAGGAGAGCCATGAGGACCCCGAACACCAGGATGCCCACTATGGAGACTTTATTCCAGGGGTGCACATGGGTAAACACCTGGAAGAAGAGCCCGTCGGCAGCCATGGTACAGACCACGTGTGGCAGGAAATAGAGGATTCTGAGCAGGACAGTGTTCATGGCtgtggcagagggtgggagaCTGGTTAGCATAGTGGACAAGCCCACCAGGGGCCTCTGCTGGGGTTCAGGGCATGGGTGGCCCCTTGGGAACAAGGGCATGAGTCTATCTGGGCTCTCAGAGTGAGCCTGAGTGTAGGTAGGGTACTGAACtgttccccaccaccacccaggaATGGGACAGCCCAGTTCAGGTGACAGACCCACTGGAGAATCTGATGAGGGCTGAGTCCCTCCACCAGGCAAGGACCTGGAAGCACCTGCCCAGAACTGAGATTCTGTGTACAATTGGGAGGGGCGGTGAGTAGGTCCCTCCCAACGAGCCTGGGTGGAAAGTCTAGTCATTAGCACCTTCCTGGGCCCAGGATGCAACTGGCAACACAGGCCCAGATGGAACTGTGTTCTCTGGAGGCTTAGGGCAGGGCCCCAccaccctgtcccctccccacttgCCCAGAAGAGACCCTCACCACAGATAGCACCAGCGGCCACGATGAAGCCCGCCCAGCTGTAGCCCCGCTGGTAGAAGGCATCAGTGAGCACCCAGTCAGGATCCAGGCTGTGCCAGGGCACCATGAGGGTGAGCACAGTGGAGGCGAGGATGTAGGCACTAGCCACCAGTCCAAGGGAGATGGCGATGGCCATAGGCACAGCTCGCTTTGGATTCTGGGCTTCCTCGCTGGCGACAGCAATGACTTCAAAGCCCACGAAGGCATAGCAGCAGGTGGCAGCACCGGCCATGATGCCAGAGAAGCCAAAGGGCTCAAAGCCACCCTCGTCAGCACTCCAGTTGTGCGGGCGGGCCAGGACAAACCccaggatgatgatgaagaggatgacGAGCAGGTTGATGAGAAGCAGCACGTGGTTGAGCCAGGAAGGGACACGGCCTCCACAGGAGATGAATGCGGAGGCCAAAAGTACCATGCCAGCAGCCAAGAAGTCTGGGTACTTGGCCAGGACAGGCACCTGCCAGATGCCCACATGGG
Above is a genomic segment from Equus quagga isolate Etosha38 unplaced genomic scaffold, UCLA_HA_Equagga_1.0 69776_RagTag, whole genome shotgun sequence containing:
- the LOC124234076 gene encoding cationic amino acid transporter 4-like, which encodes MAQGLPSTTSLVRFCQKLNRLKPLEESTPETLLQHRLSTLDLTLLGVGGMVGSGFYVLTGPVAKEMAGPAVLVSFSIAAVASLLAGLCYAEFGVRVPGRGSAYLFTYVSMGELWAFLVGWTVLLQCLISGAAVASAWSSYLDTIFSHRIRSFTVAHVGIWQVPVLAKYPDFLAAGMVLLASAFISCGGRVPSWLNHVLLLINLLVILFIIILGFVLARPHNWSADEGGFEPFGFSGIMAGAATCCYAFVGFEVIAVASEEAQNPKRAVPMAIAISLGLVASAYILASTVLTLMVPWHSLDPDWVLTDAFYQRGYSWAGFIVAAGAICAMNTVLLRILYFLPHVVCTMAADGLFFQVFTHVHPWNKVSIVGILVFGVLMALLALLLDLRGLFQFLSITVLLAYTFLATGIIVLCFHKSPPASSLDTAGSVGSEQASDPEPGQLRPALRPYLGFLGGYRPGAAVAWALGVLVSSAVTLDCVLVFGGSALHLPPWGHTLLLLLSSVVFLLSLLVLGAHQQQHQEDAFQIPMVPVTPALSILLNIFLILQLSYLAWLGLAIWLLIGLTVYFGYGIWHSKENQRELLGLTATRSSPEKTAQDMQIPSQAPAQDPGHMEQPANP